The Henckelia pumila isolate YLH828 chromosome 2, ASM3356847v2, whole genome shotgun sequence genome includes a window with the following:
- the LOC140877153 gene encoding protein PHLOEM PROTEIN 2-LIKE A10-like, with protein sequence MGRLEFVKKCLLYAKNRKKSVLVFCALGFTGYGAYEIYNLPSVVKKRERLCKLIGALISVAEMVSDSAEAFGILSKDLKQFIQSDSNEIPQSLKQIYKITLSNEFHDSLARITRALSVGILQGYRHEMTKNGFSLGVGSDLSDGIMDRLFSSAGSGFASVVVGSFARNLVMAFCSEFFNADHSSSMTSENFPIWVEFICDQYKFRELVGYCTQVFVSTAVAVYLDKTSNVNTFDELFCGLTNPKHESRVKDMMVSVCNNAVETFIHTAHHVLNTDSVAVSKPDFDHSLKIDSNGGFFEVEKAIIGRKPSFTHLNSRKFKSRERGLVGKMSSTLAVPRNRKLVVDMTGTVAFETVRSFLQFSLEKLSESVKRSVDFAHEEVVDRGSETVRFVSDKSSAVTSVCIALCLSILNSPWSLAPH encoded by the coding sequence ATGGGTCGTCTCGAGTTTGTAAAGAAATGTTTGTTGTATGCAAAGAACAGGAAAAAATCGGTGCTTGTTTTTTGTGCATTGGGATTCACTGGCTATGGTGCTTACGAGATTTACAACTTGCCTTCTGTTGTTAAGAAGAGGGAAAGATTGTGCAAACTGATTGGGGCTTTGATTTCTGTGGCTGAAATGGTGTCTGATTCAGCTGAGGCATTCGGGATTCTTTCCAAAGACTTGAAACAGTTCATACAATCAGATTCCAATGAAATCCCACAAAGTTTGAagcaaatttataaaattactcTGTCAAATGAGTTTCATGATTCATTGGCAAGAATCACCAGGGCTTTGAGCGTGGGAATCTTGCAAGGCTATCGACATGAGATGACCAAGAATGGCTTTTCTTTGGGTGTGGGTTCGGATTTGTCCGACGGGATTATGgatagattgttttcaagtgCAGGCTCTGGATTTGCTTCCGTAGTCGTCGGGAGTTTTGCAAGGAACTTGGTAATGGCTTTCTGTTCCGAGTTTTTTAATGCTGATCATAGTTCTTCGATGACAAGTGAGAATTTTCCGATTTGGGTCGAGTTTATCTGTGATCAATACAAGTTTAGGGAGCTTGTTGGATATTGCACACAAGTATTTGTAAGCACAGCTGTGGCGGTTTATTTAGACAAGACGTCGAATGTAAACACATTTGATGAACTTTTCTGTGGCTTGACTAATCCCAAGCATGAATCTAGAGTGAAAGATATGATGGTATCTGTTTGTAACAATGCCGTGGAAACATTTATCCATACGGCTCATCATGTCTTGAACACAGATTCAGTTGCTGTTTCGAAACCAGATTTCGATCATTCCTTGAAGATTGATTCGAATGGTGGTTTCTTTGAGGTAGAGAAGGCGATTATCGGGAGAAAACCAAGTTTTACCCATTTAAATTCAAGAAAATTTAAGAGTCGTGAACGTGGTTTGGTGGGAAAAATGTCATCAACTCTGGCTGTGCCAAGAAACCGGAAGCTTGTCGTTGATATGACTGGAACGGTGGCATTCGAAACAGTAAGATCTTTTCTCCAGTTTTCGTTGGAGAAATTATCGGAGAGTGTGAAGAGAAGTGTTGATTTTGCTCATGAAGAGGTGGTGGATAGGGGATCTGAAACAGTTAGATTTGTGAGTGACAAGTCTTCTGCAGTTACATCTGTGTGTATTGCTTTGTGCCTGAGCATTCTTAATAGCCCGTGGAGTTTGGCTCCTCACTGA
- the LOC140881828 gene encoding uncharacterized protein, with translation MWFARSIANSLKLDDNDEDDVSAAKPESKQSGSPRLQNDDASSPTSPSRGVKDDLSDLTKSLTRQFWGVASFLAPPPQQTRHDQETDESDPDLISGIRSDFAEIGGKFKSGISRISNNINVSEITKLASDFLQLGSDDEGEDGSKEGFDSVSKGAVGVSEEVVAFARDIAMHPETWLDFPLPENAEDDLDFNMSDAQQEHALAVERFAPRLTALRIELCPGYMSESRFWKIYFVLLHPRLDSHEAELLSTSQIVKARALLTQELKVRTSTKSADVSSGKSSDPETKAGSQNEEPLSVPSPVFPGNESTKGSDIEIHSSNALADFETVKHPMGSKDSQIVDKSIIKENDNSQVTNQTTKSGFSNVLGDNDEDDADDWLREESSEIVPASGVTIPIENEEDVSFSDLEEDDDSDISSNFKKSDHSFKKDSPEWVQLRKSSSDSSKDMDVKHSGKANVNTHDTKESNDWLDVDDIDVA, from the exons ATGTGGTTTGCCCGATCCATCGCCAACTCTCTCAAGCTCGATGACAACGATGAGGATGACGTCAGCGCCGCGAAACCCGAATCCAAGCAATCGGGAAGCCCTCGCCTCCAGAATGACGATGCATCATCTCCGACCTCTCCGTCGCGCGGCGTTAAGGATGACCTCTCGGACCTCACCAAATCCCTGACCCGTCAATTCTGGGGAGTGGCTTCATTTTTGGCTCCCCCTCCTCAGCAGACCAGACACGACCAGGAAACTGATGAATCCGATCCGGATTTGATATCGGGGATTCGGAGTGACTTTGCGGAGATTGGGGGAAAGTTCAAGAGTGGGATTTCTCGGATATCGAATAATATCAACGTGTCTGAAATTACGAAACTGGCCTCGGATTTCCTGCAATTGGGATCGGATGATGAAGGTGAGGATGGGAGCAAGGAGGGTTTTGATTCGGTGAGTAAAGGTGCAGTGGGTGTCAGTGAGGAAGTGGTGGCCTTCGCGCGGGACATTGCTATGCATCCAGAGACTTGGCTGGATTTTCCTCTACCCGAAAATGCGGAAGATGATCTTG ATTTTAATATGTCTGATGCCCAACAAGAACATGCCTTAGCTGTTGAAAGGTTTGCTCCAAGATTAACCGCTTTAAGGATTGAGCTTTGCCCTGGATACATGAGTGAAAGTCGGTTCTGGAAGATATACTTTGTTCTCCTTCACCCTAGACTGGATAGCCATGAAGCTGAACTTCTATCTACCTCACAG ATAGTGAAAGCAAGAGCCTTGCTGACCCAAGAGTTGAAGGTTCGAACTTCAACAAAATCAGCAGATGTGTCAAGTGGAAAATCTTCCGACCCAGAAACCAAAGCTGGTTCTCAAAATGAAGAGCCCCTTTCAGTGCCATCCCCTGTCTTTCCTGGAAACGAGAGTACCAAGGGATCAGACATTGAGATACATTCATCCAATGCACTTGCAGATTTTGAAACAGTAAAGCACCCGATGGGGAGTAAAGACAGTCAAATTGTTGACAAGTCCattataaaagaaaatgataACAGCCAGGTTACAAATCAAACCACGAAGTCTGGTTTCTCAAATGTTTTGGGAGATAATGATGAAGATGATGCTGATGATTGGTTAAGGGAAGAAAGTTCAGAAATTGTTCCTGCCTCAGGAGTCACCATTCCCATTGAAAACGAAGAAGATGTCTCGTTTAGCGATCTTGAAGAAGATGACGACAGTGATATATCCTCGAATTTCAAAAAATCGGATCACAGTTTCAAAAAAGACTCTCCAGAATGGGTTCAACTGAGGAAAAGCTCGTCCGATTCATCTAAGGATATGGATGTCAAGCACTCTGGCAAAGCAAATGTAAATACCCATGACACTAAGGAATCAAATGACTGGCTCGATGTTGATGACATTGATGTTGCTTGA